Genomic window (Rosa chinensis cultivar Old Blush chromosome 6, RchiOBHm-V2, whole genome shotgun sequence):
CAAGGCCTACGAAACTCCTAACCTCCGTAACACTAGTAGGCCTCTCCCACCTAACTACTGCTTCAACTTTCTGTGGATCAACAAGGACTCCATCCGCTGAGATCACATGCCCCAAGAATGCTACCTTATCCaaccaaaactcacacttactGAACTTGGCATATAACTGCTTTTCCCTCAAGATCTATAATACCCTTATCAAGTGTTCTGCATGCTCCCTCTCACTCCTAGAATAGACCAATATGTCGTCAATAAAGACAATGATAAATCGGTCTAAGAATGGGCGGAATACCCGATTCATGAGGTCCATGAAGGCTGCGGGTGCATTAGTCAACCCAAATGGCATGACTAAAAACTCATAATGTCCATATCGAGTCCTGAAAGCTGTCTTAGGTACATCCTCTCCTCTAATTCGCAACTGATGGTAACCGGACCTCAAGTCAATCTTAGAAGAGCATTTAGCACGCTTAAACTGatcaaacaaatcatcaatacGGGGTAAAGGGTTCTTTTTGCGTACAGTAACCCGATTAAGTTGCCTATAATCAATAGATAATCTCATGgtgccatccttcttcttcacaaacaaaaCTGGTGCAATCCATGGTGAAACACTAGGTCGAATAAAACCCTTATCTACCAATTCTTGCAATTGAATCTTCAACTCCTTCAACTCCGCAGGGGCCATCCTATATGGTGCCTGAGATATAGGACCTGTACCAGGAAGTAACTCAATGGAGAAATCTATCTCCCTTTCAGGGGGTAATCCTGGTAACTCATCAGCGAACACTTCCTTAAAGTCCCTTACTAGCTCCACATCTTCTAACTTCACCTCCCTAACTCGAGTATCAACAATATGTGCTAAGTATACAGAACATCCTTTCTTAATCAATCGCTTAGTTGATAAAGCTGATATCATACAAGCTGGAAGAACTCTACGCTCCCCACAAAACACTACTTCGGGTTTACCCGGACTCCTGAATACTACTTCCTTGTGGAAACAGTCAACAAAAGCTCGGTGAGTAGCTAACCAATCCTTGCCAAGTATGACATCAATGTCATGAATATCTAAGGGCATCAGTTCTGCCTCCAATACTTGATCCCCTACTTTGACAGCACAATTTCGAAACTCATGCCTCACATTAATAACATGTCCAGTAGGTATGGCTATGTCCATCTCTCTATCAAGGACCGACAACTTTCTATTCGCAAGTAAAGAGAAACTACATGATATGAATGAGTGTGTAGCTCCTAGGTCTATTAAAGCATATGCATCTTGACCAAAAATAGATAACATACCCATAATCACCTTTGGTGTAGCTCGAGCCTCCTGCTGAGTCATAGCAAAGACCCTCGCCTGAGTACGAGGTCGTCCTGGCTGACCCCTTTGCTGGCTACCTCCTCTGCCCGCTGCACTAGACTGTGCTGCACTACTAAAACTAGTCCCTCCAGTCTGAGTAATCCTCTAGTCTCCGGTAGGTACCCTAACACTCTAACTCTGTGATGCCACTGAACCCGACGCCATACTACCCCCCTGAAGTAGCTGAGGACAATCCCTCATGATATGCCCTATCTGACCACAACGGTAGCAACCTGACCTCCCCAACTGATAAGGACCAGAATGATATCTCCCACAAGTCTGGCACTGTGGGTGCAGAGCTCTACCCGACCTATCAGTCCTTTGAATACCTGAGGAGGTGGGAAACCTCACTGAACTACCAACTGAATGCTGAGCTGAACCCTGACTCTGTCTAGCTCCATGACTACCAAAACTACCTCCATAACTGAAACCACTAGATCGGCTGCCACTAAAAGAGGATCCAGAGGTAGAACCACCTCTCTTGGATAGACCCTGGCTAGGGCCACCCATACTAGTAAACTGACGGCGCATATCCACATGTGCATGTCCCTCGTCAATGCTCTTCTCAACCCTCATAGCCGCTTGAACTAGTGTCACAAACCGAGTATGCCCAATCGCAGTCACAACAAATCGAATCTCCTCTCTCAAACCATCCACAAACCTGCGACACTTATCCTCCTCATTAGCTACCAGCAATGGAGCATACCTGGACAACTCAATGAATCTATGCTCATACTGTGCTACTGTCATAGTACCCTGAACCAACTTTAGAAACTCTGCTAGCTTTGCATCATGGAAAGATCGGGGGTAAAAATGCTCATAAAATGCAAGCCTAAAATTTGTCCAAGATATAGCCACCTGGCCCACATATCGCTGTCGCTCCAACTCCCACCAATGATAAGCATTTTCCTCAAGCAAAAATACAGCCAAACTTGGCTTACAATCATCTGGATAACCCATAACATCAAACACCCTCTCAAGCCTAACCATCCAACTCTCCGCATCTGCAGGATTACTAGTGCCATAAAATTGGGTCGCACCCAACTTCTTGGCACGCTCAATACTATAATCGGGGCCTTTACTTTGACCATGTATGGCGGTAGTCACAACCTCAGCAAGCCCCTCTATGGTATGCTCAAGATTAGGCTACAGTACACGAGTGTTCTCTGCTACGTCCTCAGGCACGTTGCCTGCTCTCGTACCTAAAGTCCTACGAGGTCGAACACGTTGAGGAGGCATGATACCTAAGATGGAAGAAGGGTTAACAAAGCCAATAAGGACGTTCAAGGTATGAATAGTCTACAGAATCTTATAACCTTTGCTTTGACACCAAGTTGACAAGGAATCCGAGGTGGATCCATATAGACCAAGTTAGAGAAAGGTTTTATCGAAAATTCAACATTACCTCCCCTAAAAAAGCACTACCCAAGAACCTGTAAAATCCAATAATATACTTCTAATATCATAAatctccaaaaacttccaaaTAGGACCTCATGTCCTCCACAAAAACATCCACCACCAACCAAAGCCAGGGGTTCTAACCCAACAATTACATCTTAGGAATCCAGTAGTCAATTTATGGTTACATCAGAGCATAAGTTACATGGTCTAATTAACTAAGAAATATAAAAGTACAAAAGGAAACAAATCCTACAAGTCGAGATGGATGACGGTGGATAAGGAGAATGCCTCAACGTGGTGCGGTCCGACCTCAGCAAAATCTACTACCTGGGCAAAACAGAAATCCAAAGATCCCCgagaaaaacatagaaaatgtgAGACAAGCTCAGTGAGAGgacaaaaataatttaatattttaacccacttgataaatcttattttcTTAAAGCCATTTCTCTTTCGTAAACTTTCGGCATGCAATTAGCTACTTACAGTAAAAACACAAGTTCAAAGATTATAATTCATGAATACTTATACCAAATTATAAAGTAAACTTGTAACAAAATAAGCACTTGCTTTAAAAAGGTCCCATAAGATAACTAAAGGTATAACTGGAGAATAAACTGGATACTTGGTTGCAAAGGTGACTCAGTCCAAAGGCATATTGCATATCGCTGTATCTTGCTGGGGTTGGGTACTCGTAAGGTAAGTTGAAATCCAATTTACTTTGCCAAAATAGAAGGTCCTTTCTTTTCGTACACGTAACAACATTTAAAACTTCGTATCTAATAGACCATTTGAAAAGGTTTTTTCTTTCCCAAAAATAAGCAATTTACTTAAaacataaattataaaattGCATAATGACCACAACAATTAATTTATGAGAAATCACAATAACTTCTTGAATATTAAATAGATAATTAAAGAAATTAAATATCAAAGAATCGAAGTAATTGCATGCATTTCTTTAAAACAAAGTCCAACTCACAATGAAGGGTGACTAGGTGAGTCCCGTCTCGGGAATGTCATCGGAAGCTTGCTCAACCGGATTACCTAGCCAATAATGATGTATAAATAAATTAACCTCAATTCtgataaactaagtaaagaaacgTGAATGCATCCTAGTAAATCATATCCTCTCCTCAACGTAAAGTCACCCAAGTCTTCCTATCATCAAGTATTTATCTTATCTTTCTTCCACTAGCTTCCCTCTACTCCAACACTTCCAATTTACAATTTCCCCAATTTATTCTCAACACAAAGTCTCAATTTCTCATCCAAAATGCAACAACTTTACTTAGGCTAATACTAACACATCCTAGGAAGCATAACGAatctaaaaaaaagaaaaatggccaTGAAAGGCCAACGGAGATGGCTGAGCTGCAGTGgctcatggtggccggaatcCCAACTTCCAAAATCTTCAAATATATATGCAGTATTATACTCAAAAGAAAGCCCATGAGATAGTGAACAACTTTATACCTTGgggtttctccaaattctcaATGGTTTGCGAATTAAAAAAATAGTCGGAAAATCACTCAATCTTATCTCCTGCGATTTGTCGCGCACACTTGATGATAGGTCTTGAAACATATATCAATAGAAAGCccatgaagagaggaagagaatggTATAAAAATTTTGGCCGGAATCGGTGCCGGCGACGGAAAAGGTGGATGGTGGTGGGCTAGAGCTcgttctctcactctctctctctctctctctctctctccttgatCTGTTTCTCCCGTGAAAAATGGATTTGGGGGGAGAGGATATGATCTAATTACGTGAGGCGAAATAACCAAAAATACCCCTTACATGAAAATACTCATAACTTTCTCGTTACAACTCCGTTTAACGAACTGTTTGCGCCTACACTCTCGTATTGTCGTGCTCTATTTTTCCATgctaagaaaataatttttgaaactcccTAAAAATAATTTCCTATTAAGAAGCTAATTTAATGATACGATGAATTGAAATATCTAAATGCAATGCATATAAATTAAGGGATAGTATTTCCGGGTACGGGGTGTTACAGAGACCGTAAAGGCCCAAAATCGCCCAAGGAGGTTAACGCTCTCAGGTCAGGCCAACCCAAAGCACTAATTAATGAATGAGGGTGTCAAGGAACCCTCCAACTTGGctcaattctaaaaaaaaaaaaaaaaaaaaaaaaaaaactcatactTACTTAAATAGGTCCAAAAGATATTAAGCCCATATGGTCCAGGCCCAAGCCTAAACCCAGGCAAAGGCGCTGGCCAGATTGCCACCCGACCGTCGCTGCCCAGTCGGGGTGCATCTGACCTAGGCAACCACCCTTGCATCCATTCCCTCAATCAAAAGCAGCACGGCACCAATGCCAAGCCTAAGCCACAGATCGAGAGAATCAAATCACCTCTCGATCCTGACGCCACTGTTGCTGAATGATCTAGCACCCAAGAACAAATCTCCACCTCCCTGATCCtctgtattcttcttcttcgatgCTGGGAAAAAATTTGCATGTACCGCTGCTAAACATCAATCCTGCAAGCCAACCGATCTGCTCTGCCCAAATCGAAAGCGATCAGAACTTTTGGCACCACCAATCCAAAGCGCCCAAAGTTGTGAAAACTTAAACTGTAAGTATTTCACGCACACTCAAATTCTCTAAAGAAAATGTCTTATTCAATTCAGTGCAATCATGGGCTTAAATAGCCTTACAAGAGTACTGGAATGGGAAATATAATCAATCACGTTTTATACTCCTAGAATTGTGGCTTACTAGTTAAGACTGAATCAAACAAACTAAATGACCCCGTTGAATAGGGCTTATTAACATAAACAATGAAACAACCCTAGAATGGTGCTAACTTCCTCAGCAAGACTTTGactacttcaacaatttcctccCTTAAACTACTTTGCAACCTGCAAACAGTTTATCTTTAGTACTTCGCACACTCCAAGCTGCCTTCTAAGTTTCTCAAACCCCTCAAGCTTCAAAGCTTTAGTCATGATATCAGCTGTCTGATTCTCAGTTGCACAATGAACAAGCTTAATAACTCCATCTCTAGTTAGATCACGAAGGAAGTGGTACCTCACATCTATATGCTTGCTCCTTCCATATAGCACAGAATTCTTGGATAGTTTGATGGTAGAACCATTGTCACAGTACACTATTGTGCTCTTTCTTTGAGGATGACCAAGTACTTCAAGAATCCTTCTAATCTAGACCCCTCGACATGCGCATGAAGCTGCTGCCACGAACTCAGCCTCGGTGGTAGATAAAGTCATAACTAGTTGTTTCTTTGACGACCAAGCTACAGCTCCATCTCCAAATAAAAATGCATAACCTGAAGTACTCTTTCGCTCATCGAGATCACCTGCGTAGTCACTATCCGTGTAGCCAATCAAATCTCCAGCTCCACCTCTTTTGTAAAATATCCCAAGCTCTAGTGTTCCTTTTACATACTGAAGCACCCTTTTAGCAGTTTGAAGATGAAGCTCAGCGGGATTTTCCATATATATGATAACTAAGCCAACAACAAACATTAAATCAGGCCTTGTTATCGTTAGGTACCTAAGGCTGCCGACTATCTGCTTGAAAGCAGTGGCTTTAACTTTTACTCCCATCTCATCTTTCATCAGCTTCAACCCCGACACAATAGGATTCTTAACTGAGTTACTTTTCAACATTCCAAATCTTTCAAGTACATCAGTTGCATACTTCTTCTGACTAATATAAATTTCCTCTTCATTCTGTAACACTTCAACTCCAAGGAAATATCTCATCCTCCCAAGATCCGTCATTTCGAATTCATGCATCATGGACCTTTTAAAACTCTCGAACATCTCCATATTATTCCCAGTAAATATAAGGTCATCTACATATAGGCTAACCATAAGAATTCTACCCCACGAATCAGACTTAATAAAAACAGTATGTTCAGAAGAGCACCTTTTAAAACCTTCCCTCACAAAGTAGGACTAAATACGACTGTACCATGCCCTTGGAGCCTGCTTGAGGCCATATAAAGCCTTTTTCAATTGATACACTTTGTGCTCCTCTCCTTTCTTCTCAAATCTTTGTGGCTGATCAACGAACACCTCTTCAAGCAATTCTCCATGAAGGAAAGCACTCTTAACATCTAACTGGAAGATGCTCCAACCCTTATGTGCCATAAGAGCGATTACTAATCTGATCGTGTCCCATCTCGCAACTGGGGcaaacacttcattgtagtcaatTCCTTGTTCTTGTGCATATCCCTTCGCCACAAGATGAGCTTTGTACTTGTCCACTGCCCCGAGCTCATTAAGTTTTGTTTTAAACACCAACTTGACTCCAATCTTCCTTGCACCAGCTTGCAACGTGGTCAGTTCCCACGTTTCATTTTTTTCTATAGCCTTGATTTCTTGACTCATAGCTTCCCGCCACTTTTCACTCTTCACTGCTTCTTGAAATGAAATTGGATCAGCAGCAGCAAACAAAACAAGATTATTGTTAATATCTAAGATTCAGCGGTGGCCAAATCTTGGTTaatgctggtccgatgggcggaccactGCTTGTGATGTACTTTatacttccgctacctgtcaagtaaaatacaaagggcatcagagggagaccgcgttgggcggtcttctcttctccgatgccaaAGTTAGTCAacgtatttatgttgacaaaataacagtaggtaagtagtaaatgcgtaattaatgaggagagaggagtggaccttttataggtggggaagagactgatctcttccttgttttcgatgtgggactgatatgcttcagttcccagcttctgatgcttcaatGAGGCTATCTTGGTGAGGCGCGTGGcagcgcgtcagcggtgatctgggtgTGAGCCGGGGTTCAGGtgatagcctgcttggctgtgtttccgtaggtcacatcGTTGGTGATTGTTGGTATCGCTAgaggtagcatgagcgtggctcattatagctaattatgcttggtaaatgcctatgtaagtacaattaTTAACTTCATCTTACTCCTCAGAAAGACCTAGGCCACCTCCGCTAACATAGTCTTCTAACCAGGCCGGAGTTCTCCTCGTCCTCCCTTCATTGGTATCCGGGAGCAGAAGCTCTCCTAACCCAGGTGTTCTGTGATCAGGTTGCTCTCTAGGTGATGAGCTTAATGGTGTTTGAGCAGGTTCTGGTGATGATTGATCAATTTCTTCGATGTCTTCCTCCTCTCGCTCACCATTGTTACTTTCACCCTCTATGGGCTCTTTCTCATCATCTCCCCATTCTAATAAATCACGTCCCACATCTTCTACACTCATTCCTCAATCCCAGCATTCATTCTCCTCAAAAACAACATCTTTACTCACCACAATACGCTTGGAAATAGGGTCTTACAATCTGTAAGCTTTAGACTCAGAACTCCAGATAGACGATTGGTATACTTGCTCATTGACGGTTACTTCGGATAGATGCTTCATCTGACAACGTCTGACACGTGGCTATCATGcattgggttagcgtgtgggaTAACGTCTCCTCAGCACGCCCTTATCTttgtcattaatgcgagtaattatcgattttgttatcaaggcgacgcctcggttaatccggagagtaagtgcgtttgtggggcacgtgtacggctgtcgtGTGATGTCCTTTTTCCTCGGACTTCCTAGATTTGTTTGATGttaacataaaagagagggaaaccaagTGGTCTAACACTTTCTGCACTTTGAACTAatatcgtcgtcttcaagctttgctCTGAGAGTTGAGGAGAAGGTTCTGCAAATTGTGTGAGGTTATTTATCTTGGAGGACGGAGACCTCTTGAAGCGAAGACGAGCATCATTAAGCGCACCAGAGTTCCCATCTTTCAGGTTGGTTATCTGGGCCCTCTAATTATTTGTACGTTCGTTGTTTCTGTCAGTTGATAGTTTTTACTATTCGAAGTCATTGTTGCTACTCTATGATGTGTCTAAGGGTCTAGAAAGGTTTTGGGGATGATTTTGGGTGTTTGTGGCAGAGAGTTGATGTTTGTGtgtttgctagatggtcgaatctgggttttgggtatgcatatgttgttttcttgttttggttgtttctgGGTAACTGTTCTTGGTATTCTTGGATGAAAACTGACATAGGGTTAGTTTAGATCATTTTAGGACTAACTTattgggttttagggtgtttGCAATGGCTAGAGTCATAGAGATCTTGAGCAGTGAGGGTTCCGGGTCTGACGCGTCGCTCAGCTGTTCCGATAggttttttattgattcgttgcgtccgtctgccagtgcaggaacctcactgccggAACTGCTAAATATCCAACCCTTACAAACCATACCGTGGGACGTAGCGATGGCTCGTGCTGGTCGCCCAGAAATGTCAGCGGCGAGAGAGGAAATCGCTGAGAGCGAGCAACGGGAGGATAGGCTGGCTAGCCACAATGCTACCAGTGGTTCCGCTCATGGGGGTGACGCCACCGAAGAGGAAATAGAGTCAGCATGGGTTCTTCGAGACGGCACTTTTGTTGATGAGGCAGGAGGGTCGATGCTTACTTCCACCATCGCAAAGATGAAGAGGGTGTTCCGCCTGCCTGGAGTGGTGAAGCTTCGTTCACCGAAGAAAGATGAGAAGGCGTCGTTTACAC
Coding sequences:
- the LOC121049795 gene encoding uncharacterized protein LOC121049795 → MVRLERVFDVMGYPDDCKPSLAVFLLEENAYHWWELERQRYVGQVAISWTNFRLAFYEHFYPRSFHDAKLAEFLKLVQGTMTVAQYEHRFIELSRYAPLLVANEEDKCRRFVDGLREEIRFVVTAIGHTRFVTLVQAAMRVEKSIDEGHAHVDMRRQFTSMGGPSQGLSKRGGSTSGSSFSGSRSSGFSYGGSFGSHGARQSQGSAQHSVGSSVRFPTSSGIQRTDRSGRALHPQCQTCGRYHSGPYQLGRSGCYRCGQIGHIMRDCPQLLQGGSMASGSVASQS